One stretch of Pyrenophora tritici-repentis strain M4 chromosome 4, whole genome shotgun sequence DNA includes these proteins:
- a CDS encoding DUF3328 domain containing protein, whose translation MGVPVIARRSEDHDEKDYTESYDSRDSLLENSTELGSIAKSNSAIKLAHRWQSSSVVIGLCASNLVLLLISVILGARLYSVGDCKDPSLSVWSPANNAVEYHEEHFVAALANGTEYMGFPDDEIDKRWSDLYDFGISVISEEEAKKLPNPTIPIPGTKDYLVELDVWHSLHCLNDLRKLLYPERFQMLERLMTKNGTIDRNSFNFRHWDHCVDALRQTLMCQSDVAPVSFHVNIPFNRGIFPRLATTHTCRNFSKVQEWAKEHRAPKFEFMISDPEKLQQIMDESGFDHSPEENMEGLYWMFPGNKYFKHWRDHPMEEQKSVGST comes from the exons ATGGGGGTCCCTGTGATAGCACGGCGTTCAGAGGATCACGACGAAAAAGACTACACTGAGTCGTACGACAGCAGAGACAGCTTGTTGGAAAACTCAACGGAGCTCGGGTCGATTGCGAAATCAAATTCAGCCATCAAGCTCGCACATAGATGGCAATCAAGCTCGGTCGTAATAGGTCTCTGTGCCAGCAATCTCGTACTGCTTTTAATATCTGTCATCTTGGGTGCCAGGCTCTATTCTGTCGGTGACTGCAAGGATCCGTCATTGAGTGTTTGGT CGCCTGCCAACAATGCAGTCGAGTATCACGAAGAACATTTCGTAGCAGCTTTGGCAAATGGTACAGAATATATGGGATTTCCAGATGACGAGATCGATAAACGTTGGTCTGATCTTTACGATT TTGGTATATCCGTCATCTCGGAAGAAGAGGCAAAGAAACTCCCCAACCCGACAATACCTATCCCAGGAACCAAGGATTACTTAGTTGAGCTAGATGTTTGGCACTCGCTTCACTGCCTCAACGATTTGAGGAAGCTTCTTTACCCAGAGCGATTCCAGATGCTGGAAAGATTGATGACTAAGAACGGCACCATTGATCGCAACTCATTCAATTTCCGTCACTGGG ATCATTGCGTTGACGCCCTCCGCCAAACTCTAATGTGTCAATCGGACGTTGCACCTGTGTCGTTCCACGTCAACATTCCTTTCAACCGGGGCATATTCCCACGATTAGCGACAACACATACCTGTCGGAACTTTAGCAAAGTTCAAGAATGGGCAAAGGAACACAGAGCGCCAAAGTTTGAGTTTATGATTTCTGACCCGGAGAAGCTACAGCAAATCATGGATGAATCTGGCTTCGATCACTCTCCAGAAGAGAACATGGAGGGGCTTTACTGGATGTTCCCAGGAAACAAGTATTTCAAACATTGGCGAGATCATCCTATGGAGGAGCAAAAGTCCGTGGGGTCTACGTAA